The Belonocnema kinseyi isolate 2016_QV_RU_SX_M_011 chromosome 1, B_treatae_v1, whole genome shotgun sequence genomic interval ATCACAAAAAGtcgaaagttgcatttttacaagTACAAATTTGGACCACCCCACACcgtaacgatatggacataggatgtcgtaaagttgtcgtaaaatgtcgtaacgatgtcataacgacgtcgccaaattttgtgcctactaggATACCACCAAAATGTGGTAAACCCGCgatgggaatggtggtctaccatttcgccatctgttgtcgaaaactggaactagaatgagtaggtagaattttaaagatatattttaatttttgcataaaagtgtttttacgattgtcttgtgaagtataaaacattGACTGATGACTCAAAACTAgtcttttcaaaaacaaatagttttagataaattttcaatcttatacagtgacaaaaacacatttttatgaaatagggttaaaataacaattatttaacattttcatgtaagtttcaattaattgtaagcataaataaaatttaattaacatatgCTTTAGAGACCAATTTTATCAAGATTATGCAATAAATACGAATAATAGttattggaatttaaatacgaattttaacctAACATTTAGATCAAatgtttaaatagtaaatattgcatgtataaattaatgataatttactttgagtttatttttttcttcaaaataagtccatttaagtttctaatcttttgaaaatcacaataaatggaacaatacttttttttagaaaaatatttctgtcaagcAATGTGTTTTTTCACTTATAATGTGTAAGTTCCATATAAAACACTTTATTTGCGattaagacttatttttattattcaataattactgtAAACTCCccaaaaaatggttaaaccaCTTTTATGGACAAATAAAagtgcatctttaaaatcgtacctattcttacTAGGTCGGATTTTTGTCaacaggtggcgtatcgcagtttaaccatacCCAATAGAActaaaataattctttgtttaaaataatatctatAGTTACTTATAACTCTATAAAACTTAattacccagtaggcacaaaatttgtcatcgtctttacgacatcgttacgacgtatttacgacaattttacgacatgcTATGTCCGTGTCGTaacgatgcctttacgatattGTCAatacatcgtcaaatcatacgacgtttttatgatcacagaaaaaacagaagataaactttacatcgatttccgataaAAGATTCGCTACAACAAAAATAATCTTTACggaataaaatttaaccaaatatcggttaaactttcttttgtttttctatgGCAACACATGTGTTTTGGAAACGCGAAGTTGTCTAAATAAAACTGTATCGCTCTACAAATTTCCTacaacaaaatttatcatttctttaatctgTAATATCGTAGACACCTTAACGATATaaacataggatatcgtaaagttgtcgtgaagatgtcgtaacgatgtcgcaaagacgtcaccaaattttgtgccctctGGGTaactaaataaaagtattttttcaccTTCAGACTCGCCTTCGGAGTataaaacaacaatttattttataaatgttatatttatttttccaaatatttaattatgtcaTAGATGGCGCGCAATGAAATATACAATCTTTGATTACAATGAATATTAACTGCatgcatatttttcaattttttattcattatcgtCAATAGTTAGGAATTGTCTTATTCCTATTTgacggatttttaaaaatatttgtagaaatagGAGATGAAGTCATAGTTGTAGCATCAGGAGGTCCAATCTTAATAGTTTTAGGCTTAGTAGTTGGTTCAGCCGTAGTTACAGTAGTTGTTTTAGTTATAAAACGACACTAACGCTTTGATGGAGGCTGGaagtaaaaatgaataaataaatagccctttaagaaaatactaatcaaatcaaaaattgtactaaaaacaaaattaaatgtgTGCATTAGATTAGCATAAAAATTGATAAGCTTGAAAAGTGCAATATGCTTGAAGAAATTcctgttcattaaaaaaaaaaacgtttacccagcgggcacaaaatttagcgacgtcttaacaacatcgttacgacatcttaactacagctttacgacattctatgtccatgtcgttcaggtgtctttacaatatcgtaaataagtcgcatgatctgacgatgtctttacaatatctcAAAGACACCGTAAAGACATGGACATGCgttgtcgtaaatttgtcgtaaagatgtcgtgaagaagtcgccaaactttgtgtccactgggtacgTAACTCTAAATGGCATAAATGCATAAGCATTGCAagtaaatcccttaaattctttgaTGTTTATGctcattaaaaatgattcaaacaaAACGAGGTTTATACAGTAAAGCGCATGCAATTTTATTTAGGACAAAAATGCAGTTGGTATGCATTTAAAGGCATTAAAATGTCCTTTTTCTAAATGCTAGTCTATGCATTCCACTCCATTTCTTCTTACCATTTTTCTTCAACCACTCATGTTTTGAGCCATAGTAGGTTTTACCGTAGTTGTAGTCGTCGTAGTTTTAGACATAGTAGTTTCTTTATCCGTAGCTGCGGGAGTTGGTTTAGTTGACACTGGAGTTACAGAGGTGACACATGGaagtaaagaataataaataaatataccttTGCAACACAATAATCATATaacaaattgtacaaaaaaagaaaatccctAAGAAATATATGCCAAGcggataaaattttgaattccctCATCGAAGTAAAACTTTTACCTAAACTCTAAATATCTTTGTTGCTTTCgtgcttacaatttttttttaatattgtcattAAGTAATGGCTTCctagtgggcacaacatttggcgacctctttgcgacatcgttacgacatattcacgacaactttacgataacctatgtccatgtcgttaagatgtttTTACAATATCGtgaaaacgtcgtatgatctgacgatgtctttacgatatcgtaaagccaTGATAAAGACAcagatataggatgtcgtaacatTGTCGTAAATacatcgtaacgatgtcgtaaagacgtcgccgaattttgtgcccactgggttacttACTTCCACATGCTAGTGAACAAACGAACTTCTTCGCGAAATCAAAACCCAGTTTGGCTTGACAAGCATCACATGTTGCCgattttatttttgcgattccgaatatttttccttctctttctcGTACATTTTCGGAGAGTATTGCCTAAAAGTCAGAATACTTATACATGCTTTATGATCACTTTTACGAATAtggtactttataaaaaaaaataaaaaaatggaacttaCGTTTCTATTGAGGTATAATACTTTTACTTTCGAGCTTTAGATCTTACCTGAGGTATgttgataacaaaaaatattaggcAAAATTGAgcaaagaaatgaaaaatgtgCATAATTGACTTTTGGCggtacgaaataaaataaatataaaaatcaaagacTATGTCTTCAGTACTTGAAGTTTCTTCAGAATGCTGCTTGCTTTATTTTCACCTCTTTATAtactaatttcaaataaagatttcaTTCTAAAGGGGACACATCATGGACGTGCATAAATTGTACAGAACATTTTTAAGATTAGTTTAAATACTCTAGGTTAAAGAGGCACGCTGCATAAATAAAAGTCGTTGACCAGACACAGTTCGATAACAATAGTTGATAATATTTTAGTGACACTAGATAACTGCACTGTAACAATTCAGTGATTTAAGAACATCTAGATGCAAGGTTATTTGCAACGTAGTAGTGAAAAACAAAACATGAattctgaaatattctaaaaaatgtaaataatctgaTGTTAATGAAGAGAAGCTAGGAAAATAGAATAACGGGAAAACCCATATCGTTAATTTATTCAATGGATTTTCCTTACACAATTGTCAGTTTTCAGTATATGTTCAATATGTAATGGTTTGGtccaaatttatactttttgagatttaattttttattttaggttattGATTGCCCCAATTCGTTCGTATTCCGTAAAAAGAAATTCGGtattttttgtacatatttttgagaaattaaaatttgaaaaaattaaaaattaaaattaaaacctttaacGGCTTTTCTATACTTTCTTTTTCATTCTTCTGAGGAAGGCAAGGCATTTTGGCAAAAAATGAGCTATATTGTAAGTATTAGTAACAGGGAAATcgaatacattaaaattaaagcctttataattgaacaatttcgaaataaaatatgacatttttatttttaagctacaACAGTTGAAAAAGAAACAGGACGACTGAAAACCccagaagaataaaattcccgacaatgtatttatataaaataaaactattattaatgtttaaagttactaaatttattgtttgtatttaaaatatcaataattaaacaaatatatttgtaaaggattttttttcaagtattattattttaaattcaaagaataattttagaaactttaaactttgaaaatgatttttttattaaagtatttgactattgtgtttttaataaataactaatatttctaaaaaaaatgaattgtttttagttcgggaattttataattcagcagttttctgtcaggaatttcattattccggAATATTTCAATTCGATAAAAttataaactgttaaaaaattctattattaagaaattttataattcccgAATTTTATAGTTTTCGGAGTTTTTCAGTCTTTCCAAAAAAACTCAAAACACTAATGATATTGCGTtgtttttctccatttttatgaaaaagcgtTAATCGCTCGGcttatttagaagatttttgcGGCCTATCATCAGTGCTGTCAGAATGCgaatatctctggcatgcgcagtacgcTGGGGGCGGTACCTTTTTCAGTAGCCATTGGGAAGTTGGCGCTAACTTTTAAATGCGGATATaagcactttattatttttcagcagaattcaaattctaattaatttttcgcGGCTGGAAAATTTGGGGTATTACTCAgggtttaaataataatacataattgttataaaataacatctgaaatgaaaaattcattaaagatTGTGTCTGCAGCCACAATAAAATATGTGGTGTGCTGTctgataaaacaaaaaacaatctaCTCGCTGTATCGcatttaaaatagtcaaattatcgttaaatacttataaataatcaaaattactcTTGCCCAtcggttatataaaatatatatttttttattaatcgccatcattttattttccttattgtaattctgctgaaaaataatagTGCAAATTTGGGCACTTAAAGGTTCCCGCCAACTTTTCATTGGCTACTGAGATAGTTGCCGCCCCCAGTGTATTGCGCATATCAGAGATATCAACACCACAGGGCCTGCCATGTCACATCAAAATGGCGGAATGAGcgccacaaaaataaaaatttgaaatgtgtacattttttcattttcaaatattaattcgaaaaaaaattggctACACTGtactaatattattattgaatttagagCAAATTCTTCAagatgctaaaataaaaaaaaaaaaattgtggatgactctattcgggaattttatctcTCGGAAATTTTTTGATTCGAGAGTTTTCCAatccgagaatttttcaattcggaaatttcattcggaaattttattgttcagaaaTTTCAATGTTCGAGAGTTTTCCAATTCAGGTATTATACAGtgttagatattttatttttctggaattttatgtcacgtaatttttattctttacaaattttgttattcgaggatagtattattcaagaattttctaattcggaaacttccttatttgggaattttataattcggcaatttgattatcgaaaaattttccaattcgggaattttatttttcggaaatcttATGATTCTAGAGTTTTCCAGTCCGGAAATTTTgcaatttggaaatttcattattcggaaatttttctattctgaaattaaattattcgagaGTTTTCCAATTCGAGACTTTTACAGTGTTGGGTGATGTTtcatttttggagaattttatgattcggaatttttattatttagaaatttttttattcggggattgtattattcaagaattttccaattcggaaattttcttaattggggattttataattcgggaattttacaaaattgagtgttttatttttcggaacttttatgATTCGAGAGTTTTCCAATcctgtaatttttcaattaggaaattttcgGCAATATTATGATTTGCGAATCTTATTATttggaaactttatttttcaggatttttccaattcgggaatttcattatttgtgaattttatcattcgaaattgtattcttcagaaattttattattcaggaattttccgaTTCGGGAACTTTGTTTTTCGGAAGTTTTATCATTTGAGAGGTTTCCCatcttggaattttttcaattaggaaattttatttttggcgaattttattattcgaaaattttattgttcagaaaTTTCGTTATAAGAGTTTTCCATTTTGGGCATTTTACAGTATTGGGtgttttattattcgaaaattttatgattCGAGAGTTTTCCaatcaggaaatttttcaatcagGAAATTTTTCGGCAATATtatgattcgggaattttattaatcggaaactttattgttcgaaaatttcATGATTGAACAGTTTTCCAATCTGGGAATTTTTAAActaggaaattatatttttcgggaatattatgattcgggaatttcattattccgaAATTTCATTGTTCGAgagttttccaattcggaaattttccagtgTTGGGTGTtcttttttttgggaattttatgattcagaatttttattgtttagaagttttattattcgagaattgtattatttagaaattctctaattcgggaattttataaatcgtaaattttattattcgggaattatccaattcggaaattttattattcggtagttttgcaacttgaaaaattaaaaaaaatcgttaatgcTTTATGTGCGAACAAAAtgatagtaaataataaaattggtaaGATTACACTCGCATTTgggttaagaaataattattgtttatcgctttaaataattaatacgtaagacttaattattattcacgcatttaaggccatgtgaagagagggtcacgtgaccaaacctggtcttcaatttttctttcccaacttacgtctaaacgaaatgaggtatcgctatgaaagtttgggaaatgaaagaggaggtaataaagtccatgtctctacTTTGCTCCGgtggaaaatttgagaaaaaattttgtctgaagaaaatacaagtggaagttttctttcccaacttacgtccacacggaatgagaaatcgtgttaaaaatttggcgcgataaatagaaggcatgcaagagtGTGTTTCTGgtcttaaataattagaatagtgaacaaagttttttttttaaattactattttggagaaataccgaccatgctgtcgtcaaaccctgcaagaaatttgcaatgttgtcaatgggctagttatgaggtttacatttatcagagtggggcaaaacaaccaaAATCGCTTCCTagggggcacaaaatttggcgacgtctttacgacatcgttacgacatctttacgacatcgttacgacatcctatttccatgtcgttacagtgtctttacgatatcgtaaagagatCGTCAGACCATACGggatatttacgatatcataacaacgacttaacgacatggacataggatgtcgtaaaattgtcgtaaagatgtcgttacgataTCGTCaacacgtcgccaaattttgtgcccactgggtcacgaacattatgcacaaataatgcaaaaactaatgtttgtacTTGAAATGCatataaacatatttggtctgacatacgtatcagtctggtattaGCTgtgtcaaacttctgctgtaaaacctaaatgtgtccgtcgataatcattatttccataaataaacttttttctctctccaactctttgcaaggccacaaacgatcctttaatatttattaacattttccgaaaaaaatttctgcgttatttaaacttttatttttctatatgagtgaaaaaatattgatcttagggctgacttgatcagttgttatactcatcacatggccttaataaataattataataatataaataaattattgatggTCACATTTTGTTTTCtcgaatataataaatataatacataaatacactatacatattataattagtaacaatttattataactttcgtacataattcaattaaaagtaaacatttttaaaacattggttgaataaaaatatttgatataagaATTAAGTTTGTATATTCAGACTATAATTACGTTCAAtaattattgttgataattttaaataattaatacaattttagcATCCCTGGAAGAATTCTTGTTTAACTAAAATTCGTATTAAATTCCTGGATTGCGCCAAAACCAAAgatgtttctgaattaaaaaagataaaaaatctatcttaattaaaaaaaactaaactacCCTAACTTGAAGGACTGATAAAtgacacaattttaatttgagattcactgataaaaatatttcatgtcgtaaaggtgtcgtaaagatgtcgtgagaatgtcgtaaagacgtcgccaacttttgtgcccactgggttatttaATTTGCTCAAACAAatttatgttggttaaaaaatgggtttgttggttgaacaaaacattttttaatggtaaCAGAAATTTGGTTGAACCAACATTAAAACTATTTTGCACGACAAACgaccaaattattttgttatcgGAACCAAAAATttgtcttagtattttttataagaatctaCTCTCACcgaccagagctgccagatcgtggatgaactaaagaaatttgttttccaccaagtctaattttatatacaaaaatgaatgtttaaacatagttaaattttcaataaaaaagattaattttcttgtagttaaaagaaattaatttttaaacaaaaacaaaaattctagaaaatagttaaatttttagaaaagaaattttttcaactaaattgataaatcatcaaccaaataaaaaactaaatt includes:
- the LOC117178168 gene encoding uncharacterized protein LOC117178168; translation: MHIFHFFAQFCLIFFVINIPQAILSENVREREGKIFGIAKIKSATCDACQAKLGFDFAKKFVCSLACGMSTKPTPAATDKETTMSKTTTTTTTVKPTMAQNMSG